A section of the Oryza sativa Japonica Group chromosome 1, ASM3414082v1 genome encodes:
- the LOC4325960 gene encoding scopoletin glucosyltransferase, with translation MATMDEQQPLHILFLPFLVPGHLIPIADMAALFAARGVRCTILTTPVNAAVVRPAVDRANDDALRGDAGGAPAIDIAVVPFPDVGLPPGVESGTALASEEDRGKFVHAIQRLREPFDRFMAEHHPDAVVADGFFTWSVDAAAEHGVPRLVFLGTGVFARSCQESMVRHNPVEACPDDDPDAAVSLPGLPHRVEMRRSQMIDPKKRPDHWAYFKMMNDADQRSYGEVFNSFHELETDYVEHYRTALGRRAWLVGPAAFASKDFAARGAAELSPDADGCLRWLDAKPHGSVAYVSFGTLSSFSPAEMRELARGLDLSGMNFVWVINGAADDTDASGQWMPEGFPELISPHGDRGLTIRGWAPQMLILNHPAVGGFVTHCGWNSTLEAVSAGVPMVTWPRYADQFFNEKLIVEVLKVGVSVGSKDFASNLENHQVIGGEVIAGAVRRVMGDGEEGAEAIRKKAAELGVKARGALEKGGSSHDDVGRLMDALMARRTSVDV, from the coding sequence ATGGCTACCATGGATGAGCAGCAGCCACTGCACATCCTCTTCCTCCCGTTCCTCGTGCCCGGCCACCTCATCCCGATCGCCGACATGGCCGCGCTCTTCGCGGCACGCGGCGTCAGGTGCACCATCCTCACCACCCCCGTCaatgccgccgtcgtccgccctGCCGTGGACCGCGCCAACGACGACGCTCTCCGTGGCGATgccggcggcgcaccggcgatCGACATCGCCGTCGTGCCATTCCCGGACGTCGGGCTCCCGCCGGGCGTCGAGAGCGGCACGGCGCTTGCTTCCGAGGAGGACCGTGGCAAGTTCGTCCATGCCATCCAGCGGCTGCGCGAGCCGTTCGACCGGTTCATGGCGGAGCACCACCCCGACGCCGTCGTGGCCGACGGCTTCTTCACTTGGtccgtggacgccgccgccgagcacggcGTCCCGCGGCTGGTGTTCCTCGGCACCGGCGTGTTCGCGCGGTCATGCCAGGAGAGCATGGTGCGCCACAACCCGGTGGAGGCCTGCCccgacgacgaccccgacgccgccgtgtCCCTGCCGGGGCTGCCGCACCGCGTCGAGATGAGGCGGAGCCAAATGATCGACCCAAAGAAACGGCCGGACCACTGGGCCTACTTCAAGATGATGAACGACGCCGACCAGAGGAGCTATGGCGAGGTGTTCAACAGCTTCCACGAGCTGGAGACGGACTACGTCGAGCACTACCGCACGGCTCTCGGCCGCCGCGCGTGGCTCGTCGGGCCGGCGGCGTTCGCGAGCAAGGACTTCGCGGCGAGAGGCGCCGCCGAGCTCTCGCCCGACGCGGACGGCTGCCTGCGGTGGCTCGACGCGAAGCCACACGGCTCCGTGGCGTACGTCTCCTTCGGCACGCTGTCCAGCTTCTCGCCGGCGGAGATGCGCGAGCTCGCCCGAGGCCTCGACCTCTCCGGCATGAACTTCGTGTGGGTCATCAACGGCGCCGCGGACGACACCGACGCGTCGGGTCAGTGGATGCCCGAAGGCTTCCCCGAGCTGATCTCGCCGCACGGCGATCGCGGCCTCACCATCCGTGGGTGGGCGCCGCAGATGCTCATCCTGAACCACCCCGCCGTCGGCGGGTTCGTGacgcactgcgggtggaactcgacgCTGGAGGCCGTGAGCGCCGGCGTCCCAATGGTGACCTGGCCGCGGTACGCCGACCAGTTCTTCAACGAGAAGCTCATCGTGGAGGTTCTCAAGGTCGGGGTCAGCGTGGGGTCCAAGGACTTCGCATCGAATCTGGAGAACCACCAGGTGATCGGCGGCGAGGTGATCGCCGGAGCTGTCAGGAGGGTGATGGGTGACGGTGAAGAGGGCGCCGAGGCGATACGGAAGAAGGCAGCGGAGCTAGGCGTTAAGGCGAGGGGCGCCCTGGAGAAGGGCGGTTCGTCGCACGACGACGTTGGACGGCTGATGGACGCGTTGATGGCACGCCGGACCTCTGTTGACGTATGA